One Sander vitreus isolate 19-12246 chromosome 23, sanVit1, whole genome shotgun sequence DNA window includes the following coding sequences:
- the ucn3l gene encoding urocortin 3, like — MLSSLKTLLLLSVLCTPTSSLCLRLYNSRSDLLCDDQMAVGVRSVEDEPGYSPVDGWGSLLQSAEYLSSSSTSSSAESSREKRTSSPANYRFMSRTKLRGLMARNSSKGDRRSRLTLSLDVPTNIMNVLFDVAKAKKMRAKAAENALLLAKIGRRK, encoded by the coding sequence ATGCTGTCGTCCCTGAAGaccctgctgctgctctcgGTCCTGTGCACGCCGACCTCCAGCCTGTGCCTCCGCCTCTACAACTCCCGCTCCGACCTGCTGTGCGACGACCAGATGGCCGTCGGGGTCCGGAGCGTGGAGGACGAGCCGGGTTACTCCCCCGTGGACGGCTGGGGGTCCCTGCTGCAGTCCGCGGAGTATCTCTCGTCATCCTCCACCTCTTCTTCTGCTGAGTCTAGCCGGGAAAAAAGGACTTCAAGTCCCGCAAACTACCGCTTCATGAGCCGTACGAAGCTCAGAGGGCTGATGGCCCGCAACAGCAGCAAAGGGGACCGGAGGAGCAGGCTGACCCTGTCCCTGGACGTCCCGACCAACATCATGAACGTCCTCTTTGATGTCGCTAAGGCCAAAAAGATGCGAGCCAAGGCGGCGGAGAACGCGCTCCTGCTGGCTAAGATTGGAAGGAGAAAGTGA
- the copg2 gene encoding coatomer subunit gamma-2 → MIKKFDKKDEESGSGSNPFQHLEKSAVLQEARIFNETPINPRRCLHILTKIIYLLNQGEHFGTTEATEAFFAMTRLFQSNDQTLRRMCYLTIKEMANISEDVIIVTSSLTKDMTGKEDVYRGPAIRALCRITDTTMLQAIERYMKQAIVDKVPSVSSSALVSSLHMVKMSYDVVKRWVNEAQEAASSDNIMVQYHALGLLYHLRKNDRLAVTKMLNKFTKSGLKSPFAYCMLIRIASKLLDETDGGHDSPLFDFIESCLRNKNEMVVYEAASAIVHMPNCTARELAPAVSVLQLFCSSPKAALRYAAVRTLNKVAMKHPSAVTACNLDLENLITDSNRSIATLAITTLLKTGSESSVDRLMKQISSFVSEISDEFKVVVVQAISALCQKYPRKHSVMMNFLSNMLRDDGGFEYKRAIVDCIISIIEDNPESKETGLAHLCEFIEDCEHTVLATKILHLLGKEGPRTPQPSKYIRFIFNRVVLESEAVRAAAVSALAKFGAQNDDLLPSVLVLMQRCMMDSDDEVRDRATFYMNVLQQKQKALNAAYIFNGLSVSIPGLEKSLHQYTLEPTERPFDMKSVPLATTPITEHKTEIASVATSKLPEKLAPSRQDIYQEQLAAIPEFQGLGPLFKSSEQVQLTEAETEYVVRCIKHTFARHMVFQFDCTNTLNDQLLQKVVVQMEPSESYEVIQYIPAANLPYSQPGSCYTLVRLPEDDPTAVSCTFSCTMKYLVKDCDPNTGEPDDDGYDDEYVLEDLEVTVADHIQKVLKPNFGAAWEEVGDEFEKEETFALASVRTLDEAVGNIISFLGMQPCERSDKVPENKNSHVLFLAGVFRGGHDVLVRARLALADGVTMQVTVRSDEETVVDVILASVG, encoded by the exons ATGATTAAAAAGTTTGATAAGAAAGACGAAGAGTCTG GAAGTGGGTCCAACCCTTTCCAGCATCTGGAGAAGAGTGCCGTGTTGCAGGAG GCGCGTATCTTCAATGAGACGCCTATCAACCCAAGAAGATGCCTCCACATTCTCACCAAGATTATCTATCTCCTCAACCAG GGGGAGCATTTTGGGACCACAGAGGCCACGGAGGCCTTCTTTGCAATGACCAGGCTCTTTCAGTCCAATGAT caAACCCTGAGGAGGATGTGCTACCTGACAATCAAAGAGATGGCCAACATCTCTGAGGATGTCATCATTGTCACTAGCAG CCTGACCAAAGACATGACTGGGAAGGAAGATGTATACCGAGGACCTGCTATCAGAGCCCTCTGCAGGATTACAGAT ACCACCATGCTGCAGGCCATTGAGAGATACATGAAACAGGCTATTGTTGACAAGGTGCCCAGTGTGTCCAGCTCAGCCCTGGTCTCCTCACTG CACATGGTGAAGATGAGCTACGATGTGGTGAAGCGTTGGGTGAATGAAGCCCAGGAGGCCGCTTCCAGTGACAACATCATGGTCCAG TACCATGCCCTGGGCCTGTTGTATCACCTCAGGAAGAACGACCGTCTTGCTGTCACCAAGATGCTCAACAAGTTCACCAAGTCTGGTCTCAAGTCTCCCTTTGCCTACTGCATGCTCATTAGGATCGCCAGCAAACTGCTGGACGAGACAGATGGAGG TCACGACAGCCCCTTGTTTGACTTCATTGAGAGTTGCCTGAGGAACAAGAATGAGATGGTGGTGTATGAAGCTGCCTCTGCCATTGTCCATATGCCCAACTGTACTGCCCGGGAATTGGCTCCGGCTGTGTCTG TGCTGCAGCTCTTTTGCAGCTCTCCCAAGGCAGCCTTGAGATACGCTGCAGTCAGGACCCTCAACAAG GTGGCCATGAAGCATCCGTCAGCCGTGACTGCGTGCAACTTAGACCTGGAGAACCTGATCACCGACTCCAACCGCAGCATCGCCACTCTGGCCATCACCACTCTGCTCAAGACCGGCAGTGAGAGCAGCGTGGACCGACTGATGAAACAGATCTCCTCGTTTGTCTCTGAGATCTCGGACGAGTTCAAG gtggtggtggtgcaggCCATCAGCGCTCTGTGCCAGAAGTATCCCAGGAAGCACAGTGTCATGATGAACTTTTTGTCCAACATGCTCAGAGATGAT GGTGGTTTTGAGTACAAGCGGGCCATCGTGGACTGCATCATCAGCATCATCGAGGACAACCCAGAGAGCAAAGAGACAGGCTTGGCCCACCTGTGCGAGTTCATCGAGGACTGCGAGCACACTGTGCTAGCCACAAAGATCCTGCACCTACTGGGCAAAGAGGGCCCACGCACCCCCCAGCCCTCCAAGTACATCCGCTTCATCTTCAACCGAGTGGTGCTGGAGAGCGAGGCTGTTCGTGCAG CTGCAGTCAGTGCTTTGGCTAAATTTGGAGCTCAGAATGATGATCTGCTGCCAAGCGTCCTGGTTCTCATGCAGAG GTGCATGATGGACAGTGATGATGAAGTGCGCGACAGAGCTACTTTCTACATGAACGTGCTACAGCAGAAGCAGAAAGCTCTGAATGCTGCCTACATCTTCAACG GTCTCTCTGTTTCCATCCCCGGACTGGAGAAGTCCCTCCACCAGTACACTTTGGAGCCCACAGAGAGACCTTTCGACATGAAGAGTGTCCCTCTGGCCACCACTCCTATCACAGAACACAAAACAG AAATTGCCTCTGTTGCCACCAGCAAACTCCCAGAGAAGTTGGCCCCGTCACGCCAGGACATTTATCAGG AACAACTGGCGGCCATCCCAGAGTTCCAGGGCCTCGGGCCGCTCTTCAAGTCCTCTGAGCAGGTGCAGCTGACGGAGGCTGAGACAGAATATGTGGTGCGCTGCATCAAACACACCTTCGCCAGGCACATGGTGTTCCAGTTCGACTGCACAAACACTCTGAATGACCAGCTCCTGCAGAAG GTCGTAGTGCAGATGGAGCCATCGGAGTCCTACGAGGTGATCCAATACATCCCAGCAGCCAACCTCCCCTACAGTCAGCCTGGTTCCTGCTACACGCTGGTCCGCCTGCCCGAGGACGACCCCACCGCTG TGTCTTGTACGTTCAGTTGTACTATGAAGTACCTGGTCAAAGACTGTGACCCCAACACAGGAGAGCCTGACGATGACGGTTATGATGATGAATACGTG CTGGAGGATCTGGAGGTAACGGTTGCCGACCACATCCAGAAGGTTTTGAAACCGAACTTTGGTGCAGCGTGGGAAGAAGTGGGAGATGAATTTGAGAAGGAAGAGACTTTTGCCCTGGCGTCTGTACGAACTCTAGACG AGGCGGTGGGTAACATCATCAGCTT